The Nitrospirota bacterium region TTTATACAGGTGCGAGGACCTGCGAACCTCGTCTTTTTGATTGTTACAAAGAGCCCATCCGGGCTCGGACTTTGGAATTGACACTCTTTTCTATGCGCTCCGGTCATTTGCCCGCGGTGTTGGTCGCAACCCACGCAGCAAAGGCATGCATGAACTTCGCCGCGAATTCACGGACCGAATCATTGGTGAGATTGCCGCTCTCGTCGAAGAGATTCGCGGCATTCCCTATATACGCCTCCGGCTGCTGCATTGCGGGGACATCGATGAACACCAGCGATTGCCTCAAGTGGTGGTTCGCGCCGAATCCGCCGATGGCTCCCGGCGAGACACTCACCACCGCGCCCGGCTTTCCCGCCCACCTGTTCTTTCCATAGGGACGGGAACCCACGTCGATGGCGTTCTTGAGCGCTCCGGGCATGGAGCGATTGTACTCGGGTGTTACGAACAGGACCCCGTCGAACTTCTTCAGGCGCTCCCGGAACTCGGTCCAGACTGCCGGCGGGTTATCATTATCAAGGTCCTGATTATAGAGCGGAAGCCCTCCGATCTCGATGATCTCGAGCTCGAGCGAATCAGGTGCAAGCTTCATCATCGCCTTTGCCATTTTGCGGTTGAGCGAGTCCCTGCGCAGGCTTCCGACGATGACCGCTATTCTTTTCCGTGCCATTGCCGCTCCTCTCTCCCTGCCAACCCGAGCCCTTCACCAGGTGCTCGGCTGCGAAGGCCTGCCGGATCGACCCGTGAGCTGACCGGAAGTGCGGTGCTCTGATAGGCGTCGTAATACTTGTCCCAGAGCTTGTTCCGGAATTTGTTTGTCGGGTCCACCATTCTTTTCAGGGCGAAGAACTCCGGCGCGCGGGGATAGGCCCTCAGGAATTGCTCATAGGTCGCATGCGGTTGATACGGCAGGTAGTAAGTGCCGCCCGCGTTTATTGCCGCATCGATCAATTCGCGGGTCCAGGCCGCGACCTTTTCCCGCGACGCGCTGTCCGTGCCCTGTTTATAATACACGACGAATGCGAAGACCTCCTGCCGGGCCCATGCCATGATCGTTCCCGGGTCGCGTTCGGCATGCCGGACCGAGACGTTGATGACGTTGACCCGGTGGTGCCGGAAGCAGTCGCACATTCTCGGAACGAATTCGTCGAACCGCTCTACGGGAACGAAATATTCCTGAAGAACATAGGTCGAGTCGCTGCGTGAGGACGGCTCCAGCTCCGCAACGTCATAGCTCGCCTCGTAATTACGCCACTCCACGCATTCGCCCCGGTACATCAGGGAGTCCACGATATACTGGCGGATGGCCTTGCCCATCGGCCATTCGGAGATCACCCAATAGGTGAAGCGGTCGAGGGAGTAGTTCCTGCCCCTCGGCATCAGCCGCTCCTGTCCGGTTGCCGGTTCGTCGGTCTTCACATAGGATACAGCATGGACCGTGTCGTACGCGTCGGGGTAGATATCGGCATTGTGGAATACGATCTCCTTTGATCCACGAACCTCCCGGAAGAAGTAGCCCGGGTAGTCGGCAAGGGGCATCGTCCGGTGCCGGCGCTTTACCCTGCCGTTGTCGGTCAGATCGAGGGTCGCCTCGGTGATGACGCCCAGGCCCCCGTATCCCCCGATGACCCCGTAGAAAAGCTCGCGGTTCCTGGCAGGGGTAGCTTCGACAAGCGCCCCGTTCGCCAGAACGACCTTCAACGCACGCACCGAGAGGACAAGGGGCCCCTGTCCGAGATACCTGCCGTGCGCATTGACGGAAAGCGACCCGCCGACCGTAAAATTCGCATAGGTCTGCATGATCCGGACGGAGAGGCCGTAGGGATCGATCCGTTCCTGGATCTGACGCCACCGTGCGCCCGCCTGGACCGTGATGGTCCTTGCAACGGGAGAGAACGCGAGGATCTTGTTGAACCCGCGCATGTCGATGTGAAGCGCGCCTTCCGTCGCCGTTTGTCCGCCCATGCTGTACCTGCCGCCGCCGATCGAGATGGGTCCGGGATTGCGTTTAACGGCTTCGACGATCTCTTCGGTCGTTGTCGGCGTTATGATGCGCGCCACCGCGATCGGATTGAGTTGGGTAATGTCATTCACAACGGCCGGCAATGCGGGCCGTTCAACGGGCGTGACGATCGCTCTCCGGACCGATGCCCCGAAAAGCAGCGCGACCGCGATCAGCGCCGTACAGCCCAGCCGTTTAAGAACGCTCTTGAAGGGCGCGTTCACGGCTCCCTCTTCCTCCCTTGCCCCCTGCCAGGGTCCCGTGCGCAGCACAGGGGACGTTGATACGTGACAAGCATTACGCCAGACCGTCAAATGCTCGCCATTCTCTCGATCAAGCCCTCATGGAGTCGGATCTTTTTCTTCACCCCATCGCCTGTCCCAGGTCCTCGATCAGGTCCTCCACGTGCTCGATGCCCACGGACAGCCGCAGCAGCGCGTCGCTCACTCCGATCCGTTTCCGTTCTTCCGCCGACATCTTCGCATGCGACGTCTTTGCCGGCGAGCAGATCGTAGTCTCGATCCCGCCGAGGCTCACGGCAGGCCGGATGAGCTTCAAGCGCCGGAGGCAGTCATCGGGGCTGACGGCTGCGTCCAGCTCGAAGGAAAGCATGGCGCCGAAGCCCGTCATCTGCGACCGGGCGAGGCTGTGGCCCTGCGAACCGGCGAGGCCGGGGTAAAAGACCTTCTTCACTTCTTTCCGCTCCGAAAGATATCCCGCGATCCTGCCGGCGTTCGAGGTCTGACGCTCCATCCTGAGAGCAAGGGTCTTCAGGCTCCGCTCGAGCAGGTAGCAGGTTTGGGCGTTCATGACTCCGCCGAAGTGCCTGGCAAGGTCGCGGATGGTCTTCGCCTTTTCGGTTGAAGTCACCGTTATGCCGCAGCAGAGGTCGCTGTGGCCGCCGAGATACTTCGTGCCGCTGTGCACGACCACATCCATGCCGAGGCCGAGCGGGTTCTGCAGGACCGGGCTGGCGAAGGTGTTGTCGATGATCGAGACCACGCCCTTGTCCCTGCAGCAGGCTGCCACCTTCCGGATGTCGATAACGCTCAGGAGCGGGTTCGTCGGGGACTCGATGACCACGACCTTCGTTTCCTTGCGGATCGCCGCGCATACGGCCTCGGCGCTCGTGGCCGCGAAGGTGTGCGCGATGCCGAGCCGGGCGAACGCGTCGGTCGCGAAGGAATGCGTCCCCCCGTAGAGCTCGTCCATCATGACCACGTGGTCCCCGGCCCTGGCAAAGGCGCAGACGGTCGTACTGATCGCAGCCATGCCCGAGCCGAACAGCACGCCGTCCTCGGCGCCTTCGAGGCTGCAGAGCTTCTCGACGATGACGCGCTGGTTGGGCGTGTTGAAGTAGCGCGGATAGGGAACGTCCTGCCGGTCGCGGTACTCGAAGGCCGAAGAGGGGTAGATCGGCGTGTTCACCCCGCCGGTTACCGGGTCGAAGATGCCGCCGCTATGAACGCATTGCGTGTCCTTTTTCATTCCCTTTCCCCTTCCCGCAGTCCCGTCCCTTTCGTTTAAAAAAGCTTATTATAAACGGCTCGGAATATCAAGGCGAAAAGATAAAAAGCCCATTGCCGAATGAGGGCAAGGGCTTTAAAAAATTAAAAATAACGTCGCTTTCTATATTAATATACTCTCCCAGCTGCCAATTAAAATATGCCAACAGCCATCACGGGTATTTAAATAAACTTCGCTGAATCCAGCACCCACGAAAGCTGCGTTTTTGCCGCGTGCTGAAATCTGATCCAGTGAGCATTTCCGTCTTTTAAAGTGATGTTGACGAATCCCGGCCGCGGCAAAGGTGCTCCCGGGATCGTGGTGGCGTCAAGGATGTTCCCGGTGTTTCTTATAAAACTAAGCGCCTCGTTGATCCACTTGTCTTCATCGTATTCGAACTGGATGCTGTATTTGTTTCGTATCTGTTTAATTCGCGAATTACTATCCGTAGCCCCGACAAATTGCTCGCATGCTCCCTTTACACCACTCCAACTCGCGGACCCTTTATTTATCAAGCCGAATATTGCCTCCATGGCCTGAATGGCTCGGTCCCGATTCTTTATGTCCTCGTTGATCCTTTCGTCCCTCCATGTGGTGGATATCTCGTCCGGCATCGTGAGGACTTCGGCTTGTCCTATATTCGGCGGGATGTTTTTTACAATGTTGTGGTAGACCCTGTTCCAGTCTTCATGAAATGCGCTGAACCGTGTATGCGACCATGTATCCGCGTAAGTATGAAGAGCAATTCCGAGCTTGTATAGATCATTTTGCGATTTTGCCGCATTGACGAGTGCCGTCGAGCGGGTGCAGCCCTCATCAGTACAGAGAGGGTTTGTGTGCCCGTTTATGGACGCCTTGTTGTCCCCGGGAATGAAATGAAAGGGGCAATAGGCGTAACGCTGAACATGAAGGTCGAAGCAAGTGAAATCCTCACCTTGGGTAATTATCGGGAACGTGATCTCCGTGGCATCCTCGATTCGTTTTGGGAAATCCACGTAAAATCGGCCAAACTCGTCCGACACGACGTACTGGCGTTCCTTGTTGTTGTCAACGTATTGCGACGCGTAGGCGAGCACTTCCGCATCTGCATCGGTGTACGCTGCTTCCTTTGCCAAGCCATATATAAGGTAGTAATGAAAATCGATTTGCATGCGGCCTCCTCAATTAACTGTAATTCGCGTTCATACCCTCGTGACTAATGGTGTTAAGTCTTCAAACGCCTGCGGGGGGGGGTTAAAAGCCGTATGAGATGACAACTCCGTATCCGGTTTTTGTTACTTTCTTAGTTCTGACCCCCTGCTCACCTGCTGGTAGAGGCATGCCTGCCTCAAACCCATCGGCCAAGACCCGGGCGTTTGGGTCCATAATGAATCCAAAGCCGATATTGAAACTGCCACCGTCGGTAGGGTTATTTTTGTATTTTGTAGCAAGCATTAGGCCGGCGATTGCGGACTCGACAATCTTGTCATTTGTCGTTTGCACACCTAAAAACCATCCCCAATACAGCGGTCCTGTGATGTGTCCGAAGAAGTTATGGGTTTCAAACACTGCTCCTAATATATTGTTATCTCCTTCATCAATGGAGACTATGCCATTTTGCACTGACGTCGCAACAACCCTTGATTTACCATGGAAATGAGATCCCAACAACCCTATGCCAAATTTAAACCCGTACATCTCTAGATTTTGCTGAGCGGCTTCATAGTTCTGATCATTTTTTTTAGACAGATCTTCTTTTTCCTGAGGACTGGAGGGTGATTCTGCAATTTTTTTCTTATTCTCTTCGTATTTTTGTTCAATCTGCTTTTTATTCATCGTGCTTGCATCTAGTGTTTCCAATGCTAGACCAAAAGCTGTCGATAAAAATGTTAAATTCAGAAGCGCTACTGCGACTGGCAGGTAAATCTTTTTCATTGCAAATCCTCCTTATCTTAGCTCTTATAAAAGATCTCTTCACAAATTCAATTTCAAAGCGCTTGCTATCAAAATGACCTCTCTCTATACCATTATTTCGTCGTGTTCCTCAGGCTTGGACAAATAGGGACGTTGTCACTCAGCGCGCTTAACTTAATTAGGCAAAAAAACTCAACCCAGGAGACAATGTCCCTAAAACCCTTAATTTTGGCGAATGATGTTGTATGGATACGGCTCAGAAGGTTTCCCGTCGTCATTCGTCACGACGATCTTGACTTGTGTAGGTGACATTCCGGACGGGACAGCGACTTTAATTGACGTGTCTGTCCAGTCTTCCTTCTTATCAACCGCACCTTTCTGTTCATCGAACTTCACAATGCCTTTCCCTTGCTGTTTGCCAAACCCTTTGCCAGTCACCGTGACCTTGTCACCGGCCTTGGCTCCCTCGGTCGGATCGACTTGCGATATCGTGGGCACTGTGGGTACTACGGAACCCCCGGTCTTTCCGTCACCGGACTTGGTGGCGCTGGCGGCCTCAGTGGCGGCCTTGGAACCAAAGTAGAATCCCGTGATCGCTGTCAAGGTGCCGGCCAGTAACATGAGTAGCTTCTCCGCTATGTCGGGAACCTTGCCGGGCGGGAACACGACGAGGTGGAAGACTGCAATAGCCAGGACGAGGATGAGCGTCACTGCGACAATGCCTCGCGTGAGCCCAGTGAGGCCTGTTGGCCCCTGGTCCATGTCCGCGAGGAGGGCCTTGATCTGGTCGATGGTCGCATTACACCCGTCCAGTTTGTTGAGAACTTTGGACCGCTCCGCGTAACTCCTATTGATGTCGTAAAAAGTGAAAATAGACGGCGGCAAAACGATGAGAAAAACATATAGAAGGAGAAGCCAGACTCCCTTGATTCTCTCCGTGGACTCTACATATTTCAGTTGTCCTACGGCCACCACCTTGTCGTCCTTGCCGAGGACCTCAACGTCGGCCAGACCTACAAGGTCGAGTTTCGGAAGTTGGACGGACAACTTGCCCTCCGACCGTTTCACGTCGACTACTTGTCCGCCTAATCGAATATTTTTGATCTCTTCCTGATTTTGGATGCTCTTGTCCAGCGTGATTATAATCGTCGGAGTTGTGCCCTTCAGGATTCGATCGGGACTGAAGCGTGCCTCAGGCTGGTCCGCATGAATATTTACGGCTGCTGCTGCAAAGACGACCACTGCGATAACGGCGATGAATGTGATGCGACGTATACGCATAATGCCTCCTTTTCGGCGATTGCTACCGCACCCGACGTGCGGATAGTCCCTGCAGTCCGCGAAAGTTGACAGGCCCGTTCTTATCACATATTGCCCCGCCAGGTCTAGGCCGACGACTGGGCAACGCCCTCTTAATGCTCCTATGGTCAAATAAACGCTAACTGAGTAACCCTGATATAAGGTGCGGGGCTTGGCCCCTGCCAACCTTAATAGGGGTCACACTCGGCGACAAATCTCGGATGTTGACAACTGCGCCCGGACTCAAGAAGTTCAAGTCTTCATCATATCCAAGGTTCGCTTCTGCAAACTGCTACCGCATTTTTGTTGCCCTCTCTCCCGGCCGGCCGAGTGGACGAGTTGAGCTTCAAGAGTTAATTAGCCTTTGTCGCGTCGATCACATCGCCGGCCGAATGCATGATCGATTGAACATCTCCCAGGGCGACGGCTGAAGCCAGTTGTACGACAGGCTCGGCTATTTTCATCACGTTCTTGACCCGCCCCGCGGTGTCCGCCGCGCTGCTCAGGGCTTTTTTTGCGTCATCGATCCTGGATATGCAATTCTGTATATTGCCTCCCCTGCTTCCGATGGTTTTTGCGTGCACGGCTGAAAGCGCACTCGTGGTCAAATCTAGGATGTTGACAAATATACCCGAAGTTAAAAGGATCAGATCTGCATCAGAGACATAGACAGGGCTGGCTTATTCATCTTGTTTTCGTGCCGTTTGTTACTCTATCTACAGGTTGTCCGTGCTGACGCGGCTAGCCTGACAAGTCAATTAACTTTCGCAGCGTAGATCGCGTCGCCGGCTGAACTTTTGCTTGCACGATATCGCTGCATGAAAATTATTTTGT contains the following coding sequences:
- a CDS encoding NAD(P)H-dependent oxidoreductase; this encodes MARKRIAVIVGSLRRDSLNRKMAKAMMKLAPDSLELEIIEIGGLPLYNQDLDNDNPPAVWTEFRERLKKFDGVLFVTPEYNRSMPGALKNAIDVGSRPYGKNRWAGKPGAVVSVSPGAIGGFGANHHLRQSLVFIDVPAMQQPEAYIGNAANLFDESGNLTNDSVREFAAKFMHAFAAWVATNTAGK
- a CDS encoding FAD-binding oxidoreductase; translated protein: MNAPFKSVLKRLGCTALIAVALLFGASVRRAIVTPVERPALPAVVNDITQLNPIAVARIITPTTTEEIVEAVKRNPGPISIGGGRYSMGGQTATEGALHIDMRGFNKILAFSPVARTITVQAGARWRQIQERIDPYGLSVRIMQTYANFTVGGSLSVNAHGRYLGQGPLVLSVRALKVVLANGALVEATPARNRELFYGVIGGYGGLGVITEATLDLTDNGRVKRRHRTMPLADYPGYFFREVRGSKEIVFHNADIYPDAYDTVHAVSYVKTDEPATGQERLMPRGRNYSLDRFTYWVISEWPMGKAIRQYIVDSLMYRGECVEWRNYEASYDVAELEPSSRSDSTYVLQEYFVPVERFDEFVPRMCDCFRHHRVNVINVSVRHAERDPGTIMAWARQEVFAFVVYYKQGTDSASREKVAAWTRELIDAAINAGGTYYLPYQPHATYEQFLRAYPRAPEFFALKRMVDPTNKFRNKLWDKYYDAYQSTALPVSSRVDPAGLRSRAPGEGLGLAGREERQWHGKE
- a CDS encoding IPT/TIG domain-containing protein — encoded protein: MRIRRITFIAVIAVVVFAAAAVNIHADQPEARFSPDRILKGTTPTIIITLDKSIQNQEEIKNIRLGGQVVDVKRSEGKLSVQLPKLDLVGLADVEVLGKDDKVVAVGQLKYVESTERIKGVWLLLLYVFLIVLPPSIFTFYDINRSYAERSKVLNKLDGCNATIDQIKALLADMDQGPTGLTGLTRGIVAVTLILVLAIAVFHLVVFPPGKVPDIAEKLLMLLAGTLTAITGFYFGSKAATEAASATKSGDGKTGGSVVPTVPTISQVDPTEGAKAGDKVTVTGKGFGKQQGKGIVKFDEQKGAVDKKEDWTDTSIKVAVPSGMSPTQVKIVVTNDDGKPSEPYPYNIIRQN
- a CDS encoding PLP-dependent aspartate aminotransferase family protein is translated as MKKDTQCVHSGGIFDPVTGGVNTPIYPSSAFEYRDRQDVPYPRYFNTPNQRVIVEKLCSLEGAEDGVLFGSGMAAISTTVCAFARAGDHVVMMDELYGGTHSFATDAFARLGIAHTFAATSAEAVCAAIRKETKVVVIESPTNPLLSVIDIRKVAACCRDKGVVSIIDNTFASPVLQNPLGLGMDVVVHSGTKYLGGHSDLCCGITVTSTEKAKTIRDLARHFGGVMNAQTCYLLERSLKTLALRMERQTSNAGRIAGYLSERKEVKKVFYPGLAGSQGHSLARSQMTGFGAMLSFELDAAVSPDDCLRRLKLIRPAVSLGGIETTICSPAKTSHAKMSAEERKRIGVSDALLRLSVGIEHVEDLIEDLGQAMG
- a CDS encoding DUF6765 family protein is translated as MQIDFHYYLIYGLAKEAAYTDADAEVLAYASQYVDNNKERQYVVSDEFGRFYVDFPKRIEDATEITFPIITQGEDFTCFDLHVQRYAYCPFHFIPGDNKASINGHTNPLCTDEGCTRSTALVNAAKSQNDLYKLGIALHTYADTWSHTRFSAFHEDWNRVYHNIVKNIPPNIGQAEVLTMPDEISTTWRDERINEDIKNRDRAIQAMEAIFGLINKGSASWSGVKGACEQFVGATDSNSRIKQIRNKYSIQFEYDEDKWINEALSFIRNTGNILDATTIPGAPLPRPGFVNITLKDGNAHWIRFQHAAKTQLSWVLDSAKFI